From a single Deltaproteobacteria bacterium genomic region:
- a CDS encoding DUF488 family protein, translating to MKLFVSNYASQHKFERFGVLRRVRISRGKDRLGRFDTSVIELAPSRRLLERYRSANIDENEYAHKYWEEVDPVWRFAVSRLRDGDCLLCFCPVGSPCHRLLVAERLRKEGHQVVEF from the coding sequence ATGAAACTGTTCGTTTCCAATTACGCAAGCCAACACAAATTCGAGCGCTTCGGCGTACTAAGGCGTGTCCGTATCTCCCGTGGCAAAGACCGGCTGGGACGCTTCGACACCAGTGTGATCGAGCTGGCGCCCAGCCGGCGACTCCTCGAACGCTACCGTAGCGCGAACATAGACGAGAACGAATACGCCCATAAGTACTGGGAGGAAGTAGATCCTGTATGGCGCTTTGCCGTCAGCCGGCTAAGAGACGGCGACTGTCTTCTTTGCTTTTGTCCTGTCGGAAGTCCGTGTCATCGTCTTCTCGTGGCGGAAAGACTCAGAAAGGAAGGACATCAAGTGGTCGAGTTCTAG